Proteins encoded together in one Chitinophaga sp. LS1 window:
- a CDS encoding TetR/AcrR family transcriptional regulator → MKKAEATRINILQKAFELIYVKGYKTTSVDDIIATTQVTKGAFYYHFKNKDEMGVAIINELMKPALTSSFIAPLEKEGSALDAIYNLMYHLLMKDEFMKVEYGCPVANLASEMCPWNEDFNNVLNEVTEQWTKLMTATVERGKKSGTIRKDVNAKQVTMFVMSGYWGVRNFGKLANSRSPYTLYLKQLKYYLDTLKA, encoded by the coding sequence ATGAAAAAGGCGGAGGCAACAAGGATAAATATTTTACAGAAAGCATTTGAGTTAATTTATGTGAAAGGGTATAAGACAACCAGTGTTGATGATATTATTGCAACTACCCAGGTAACAAAAGGCGCCTTTTATTACCATTTCAAAAATAAGGACGAAATGGGGGTGGCAATTATCAATGAACTGATGAAACCTGCGCTTACGAGTAGTTTTATAGCGCCTTTGGAAAAAGAAGGATCAGCACTGGATGCTATTTATAACCTGATGTATCATTTGTTGATGAAGGATGAATTTATGAAAGTTGAGTATGGTTGTCCTGTGGCTAATCTGGCTAGTGAAATGTGCCCCTGGAATGAGGATTTTAACAATGTATTGAATGAAGTGACCGAGCAGTGGACAAAGTTGATGACCGCTACTGTTGAGAGGGGAAAGAAAAGCGGGACAATACGAAAGGATGTGAATGCAAAGCAGGTGACGATGTTTGTAATGTCTGGCTATTGGGGGGTGCGCAACTTTGGGAAGCTGGCGAATAGCAGGAGTCCGTATACGCTATATCTGAAGCAGCTTAAATACTACCTGGACACATTGAAGGCATAA
- a CDS encoding glycoside hydrolase family 97 protein has protein sequence MIKRTLLCLLATAFAGTEAFSQKNDVLVKSPDNQLLVNVQLREGKAYYSVTYAGKQVLEPSQLGLVSSIGDFSQQLQWAGNKKQPVQEQYTLNRSKVSKVDYKANELRCAFTNAGKDTIEVLFRVSNRDLAFSYRIPQNGKGPLTCTVEKEVTGFDFPAATTTFITPQALPMSGWMKTKPSYEETYTLDEPIGTASQYKAGYTFPALFHVAGQQWALVSETGVAGNYVGTHLSDGTADGLYTIAFPQSGENNGQGPVSASAPLPLQTSWKTITVGNDLKPLVESTVATDVVKPVISSKKIFTPGRAAWSWIVWQDSSANYNDQVTYINMAVQLKAEYVLIDAFWDTQIGKEKMEELARYAASKGVGLILWYNSNGSWNDAPLTPRNRMNERDVRREEMAWLQKIGIKGLKVDFFGGDKQATMQLYHDILVDAADFGLVINFHGATLPRGWERMYPNYVTSEAVLASENLVFQQSFCDNYPQTATIYPFTRNAVAPMDFGPVFLNKRLSRTQQKGSIRRTTDAFEMATAVLFFSSVQHWGLTPDNMTGEPEYLLDFIRNVPTTWDETRLIDGYPGKYCVIARRKGTKWYVAAVNGEPKEKTLTIALPMLANKEVSIIKDGDGQSSTLQKQKIGSTITLTLKKAGGAVLFN, from the coding sequence ATGATAAAACGTACGTTGCTATGCCTCTTAGCTACCGCATTTGCCGGTACTGAAGCCTTTTCTCAGAAAAACGATGTTCTTGTTAAAAGTCCGGACAACCAACTACTGGTCAATGTTCAGCTCCGGGAAGGAAAAGCTTATTATAGCGTTACCTATGCCGGCAAACAGGTATTGGAGCCATCGCAATTAGGACTGGTGAGCAGTATCGGCGATTTCTCCCAACAACTACAATGGGCTGGTAACAAAAAGCAACCCGTGCAGGAACAATACACTCTTAACAGATCGAAAGTAAGCAAGGTAGATTATAAGGCGAATGAACTGCGTTGTGCTTTTACCAATGCCGGCAAAGATACAATAGAGGTGCTGTTCCGTGTGAGCAACCGGGACCTGGCCTTTTCCTACCGCATTCCTCAGAACGGCAAAGGCCCCCTCACCTGTACGGTAGAAAAAGAAGTAACCGGTTTCGACTTCCCCGCAGCAACGACTACGTTTATCACACCACAGGCATTGCCCATGAGCGGCTGGATGAAAACAAAACCCTCCTACGAGGAAACTTATACACTCGATGAGCCTATAGGCACCGCCTCACAATATAAAGCAGGATATACCTTCCCGGCATTGTTCCATGTAGCCGGCCAGCAATGGGCATTGGTTTCCGAAACAGGCGTGGCGGGCAACTATGTGGGTACACACCTGAGTGATGGTACTGCTGATGGTCTGTATACGATCGCTTTCCCCCAAAGCGGTGAAAACAACGGACAAGGGCCGGTAAGCGCCAGTGCGCCCCTACCTTTACAGACTTCCTGGAAAACCATTACCGTAGGTAATGACCTTAAACCCCTTGTTGAATCTACAGTAGCCACTGATGTCGTAAAACCGGTGATCAGTTCTAAAAAAATATTTACTCCCGGCCGTGCTGCCTGGAGCTGGATTGTATGGCAGGATAGCAGTGCCAATTACAATGACCAGGTGACTTATATCAATATGGCTGTTCAACTGAAAGCGGAATATGTATTGATCGATGCATTCTGGGATACACAGATCGGTAAGGAGAAAATGGAAGAATTAGCACGTTACGCAGCCTCAAAAGGGGTTGGGCTGATACTCTGGTACAATAGCAATGGATCCTGGAATGATGCCCCACTTACGCCCAGGAACCGCATGAATGAAAGAGACGTGCGCAGAGAAGAAATGGCCTGGTTACAAAAAATAGGTATTAAAGGATTAAAAGTTGATTTCTTCGGCGGAGATAAACAGGCAACGATGCAATTGTACCACGATATTTTAGTGGATGCGGCTGACTTCGGCCTGGTCATTAATTTCCACGGCGCCACCCTGCCAAGGGGCTGGGAAAGGATGTACCCGAACTATGTAACCAGCGAAGCCGTACTGGCATCAGAAAACCTCGTCTTCCAGCAATCATTCTGTGATAACTATCCGCAAACCGCTACCATCTATCCATTCACACGCAATGCAGTGGCGCCAATGGATTTTGGACCGGTATTCCTCAATAAACGCTTAAGCCGTACCCAACAAAAAGGTTCTATCAGACGTACTACAGATGCATTTGAAATGGCAACTGCCGTACTGTTCTTTTCATCAGTGCAACACTGGGGTTTAACACCCGATAATATGACAGGAGAACCGGAATACCTGCTGGACTTTATCAGGAATGTACCCACCACCTGGGATGAAACCCGCCTGATCGATGGCTATCCGGGCAAATACTGTGTAATAGCAAGACGCAAAGGTACCAAATGGTATGTAGCCGCAGTGAACGGAGAACCGAAAGAGAAGACATTGACAATCGCACTGCCCATGCTGGCAAATAAAGAAGTATCTATCATTAAAGATGGGGATGGGCAATCCTCCACACTACAAAAACAAAAAATAGGTTCAACGATCACGCTTACCTTGAAAAAAGCCGGTGGCGCTGTACTGTTTAACTAA
- a CDS encoding DUF3817 domain-containing protein yields the protein MLQLFKTPIGRLRIIGFFEGISLLILVFIAVPLKYWGGQPAMVKTMGPIHGLLFTLFVITTLSVGVTYKWKFSEVSWKVLVACIIPFGTFYVDKYILAPQANNENR from the coding sequence ATGTTACAACTTTTCAAGACGCCCATAGGACGCCTCAGGATCATTGGATTTTTCGAAGGTATTTCCCTGCTGATTTTGGTGTTTATTGCTGTGCCATTAAAGTATTGGGGTGGGCAGCCAGCCATGGTAAAGACGATGGGGCCTATTCATGGGTTGCTTTTTACCTTATTTGTCATCACGACACTCAGCGTAGGTGTGACGTACAAATGGAAGTTCTCCGAGGTTTCGTGGAAGGTGTTAGTTGCCTGTATTATACCATTCGGAACTTTTTATGTTGATAAATACATACTTGCGCCACAAGCCAATAATGAAAACAGGTAA